CAAATCTGGCAGCCTGATATGCATTGAAAAAAAAATACAGTTAGAGCAAATAATAAACAAAGGAACTAAAATTGATGCGCTAATATCTAGTGAACTACTAATATCACTATTTGAGCGCGAAACTCCTCTTCACGACGGAGCTGTAATAATTAGTAAAAATAAATTAAAATATGCAGGTTCATTTTTACCATTATCTAATGTTGATTCTATTAGCAAAGCATTTGGAACAAGGCATAGAGCAGGACTTGGAATTTCTGAAAATTCTGATGCAATAACAATAATAACCTCCGAAGAGACAGGATCTATTTCTATTACAATTAATGCAAAATTGGAATACAATTTAAGCTTAAGCGAAATTAGAAATAAGTTAAATCTCGCGTTAATAGAGTAAAATAATGAAAATAGGCAAAAAAATAATAAATATAATAAAGTTACTATTTGATGATTGGCAAAACAAAGCCATTTCTATTTTAATAGCTATTTTAATGTTTGTAGCATTTAATTTCAATAAAATAGAATCAATAACAACTGAAAAAGAATTCAAAATTATTTTGAATGATCAAATAGCTCTTGGAAAAATGCCAGACTTTAGCAAAGTTAAGATTACAATAAAAGTTAACAAAGATGACTTAAAATACCTTGATCTTAATAAAATAATATTATTTATTGAAGCATCAAAAATAAAAATTCCTGGAAAATACAAGCTACCAATAAAAATAAAAAATCTTAACTCAATACACATCGCAGAATATAAACTTTCAAAAACAAATGTATTGCTAAATCTTGATAACAAAATCTCTAAATTAGTTAAAATAGAGCCCAAGTTTAAACTTATAGAAAAAGATGGAAAGGGAGAATATTTTATTGCAAAATACAATATATTGCCAGAACATTTATTAGTATATGGGCCTGAACAAGAACTTAAAAAAATAAACACTATTCAAACCAACGTAAAAGAGTTTGATACAAGAACTCTATTTGTATCGGATTATCTTGAAGTAGTTCCTCCAAATCCTCTAGTTATGTTTGAAAAAAGCCATGTGGTAATCAATATTTATTTAAACAAAAAATATTCAAACACAACAATAAAATCTCCTAATTTTATTGTTAATAATCTAAAAAATGGGCTTGAGATTAAAGATAAAGAAAAAATAATAAACCCAGAAAACAAAATGTTTGTAAAAATAAAAACAAGGCTTTCTGAAAAACAAATTAAAACCCATATAAACAATCAAAATATAAGCCTTGCTTTTGATTTAGCAAATATAAAAACTCCCGGGATTTATAACATTGCCACAAATATAATTCTTAAAGAGACTATCAATGAAACAGAAATATATGATTATGAACCAAAAAAAATAAAACTAGAAATAATTGAAAGCTCAGAGATCAAACCATGAAGTCAATAGGATGTGATATAATAAAAGTAGAAAGATTTAAAAATTTTTTAGAAAATAAAAAAAAAATGGAGAGGTTCTTTACACATAAAGAAATTGAAAATTTTAAATTAAAAGGGGGCAGCATTATAGAAAGCTTAGCTGGAAAATTTGCAGCTAAAGAATCTTTAATTAAAGCATTAAGTCCACTGTTGCAATATAAAATACATTACAGCCTTAAAGATATCGAGGTAATAAAATCTTTAAAAGGAAATGCAGAGTTTTGTTTGCATAATGAAATTGAAAAAATTGCAATAAAAATGAATTTAAAGCTATACCTAACAATATCCCATGAAAAGGAGTATGCTATTGCATTTGTAATGGTAGAAAATTAATTCATGAAAAAAATATCATATTTTACAAAAGAAAAAATTGAATGCCCTATATGCTCTTTTAAATTTCAAAAAGAAGAATTTTTAACTGGAAGTAGTAGATTAATAGCTGGAGAATTAAAAATTGATCTAAAAAGAGAGTATATAAAAAACGACAAATATGGCAACATTTATCCTAGAATATATTCTGTAACAGTATGCCCAAAATGCTACTTTGCAGCATTCCCAAGCGAATTTAATTTAATCCCTAAAAACAAAAAAGAAATTTTGCAAAATAAAAAATCCGAAAGAAAAAAAATAAATGCGATTTTTGATAACATGATAAACTTCAGCAAACCTAGAACATTAAAAGAAGGAGCTGCAAGCTATATTCTTGCCATGCTATGTTATGAGCATATGGAAAAGAATTATAACCCCACGTTAAATCAAGCAAAATCAGCAATAAGAGCCGCCTGGACATTTGAAGACCTTGAAAAAGAAGAGCCAAACAAAAACTATAATTACCTTCAAAAAATATTTTACCACAAAGCTGCATATCTTTATAAACTAGTTATTGAAAAAGATAAAGACAATTCAGAACCTGTTAGCGCATCAACCATATTCGGCCCAGATACAGACAAAAATTATGGCTATGACAGCGTACTATATTTATCAGGTCTCCTAGAATACTTTTATGGAAATAAAGACAACAAAGAATACAGATACAAACAATTAAAC
Above is a genomic segment from Borreliella mayonii containing:
- the cdaA gene encoding diadenylate cyclase CdaA; its protein translation is MMDINDLNQIKDTFSRILDLSLISILVYYIYKNVINSYSTNLLKGMLIIISIGIISYYLNLHTISWLLNYIANILPIAIVMLFHQEIKKIIMQIGNFNLAFKLSNKKEETLKVISEILKAVKHLSENKSGSLICIEKKIQLEQIINKGTKIDALISSELLISLFERETPLHDGAVIISKNKLKYAGSFLPLSNVDSISKAFGTRHRAGLGISENSDAITIITSEETGSISITINAKLEYNLSLSEIRNKLNLALIE
- a CDS encoding CdaR family protein → MKIGKKIINIIKLLFDDWQNKAISILIAILMFVAFNFNKIESITTEKEFKIILNDQIALGKMPDFSKVKITIKVNKDDLKYLDLNKIILFIEASKIKIPGKYKLPIKIKNLNSIHIAEYKLSKTNVLLNLDNKISKLVKIEPKFKLIEKDGKGEYFIAKYNILPEHLLVYGPEQELKKINTIQTNVKEFDTRTLFVSDYLEVVPPNPLVMFEKSHVVINIYLNKKYSNTTIKSPNFIVNNLKNGLEIKDKEKIINPENKMFVKIKTRLSEKQIKTHINNQNISLAFDLANIKTPGIYNIATNIILKETINETEIYDYEPKKIKLEIIESSEIKP
- a CDS encoding holo-ACP synthase, encoding MKSIGCDIIKVERFKNFLENKKKMERFFTHKEIENFKLKGGSIIESLAGKFAAKESLIKALSPLLQYKIHYSLKDIEVIKSLKGNAEFCLHNEIEKIAIKMNLKLYLTISHEKEYAIAFVMVEN
- a CDS encoding DUF2225 domain-containing protein; amino-acid sequence: MKKISYFTKEKIECPICSFKFQKEEFLTGSSRLIAGELKIDLKREYIKNDKYGNIYPRIYSVTVCPKCYFAAFPSEFNLIPKNKKEILQNKKSERKKINAIFDNMINFSKPRTLKEGAASYILAMLCYEHMEKNYNPTLNQAKSAIRAAWTFEDLEKEEPNKNYNYLQKIFYHKAAYLYKLVIEKDKDNSEPVSASTIFGPDTDKNYGYDSVLYLSGLLEYFYGNKDNKEYRYKQLNDIKTTLSKIAGMGKFSKEKPSILLDKIKEVYFKISKELKNLK